A stretch of the Sorangium aterium genome encodes the following:
- a CDS encoding DUF790 family protein, whose product MLTSDLVRVRRRGGMVVPQYLRGAAAERLLPVARAYLDILSQRVGERRDDVEAALDAIEVPARDRVASLGLRKVLEDGCEYEVQEGVDPEALRRELFHAAAAAHRALDVRARFDRAAVLDEVAARLGTTPAAIEAGLYADLRGAEILRRAAADAPEILLDRYNLALAQSILLRATQVTIRIEGESAQRYRRIFRAARFHGLIHVVQGDPVSGYTIALDGPFSLFDAVQRYGLRLAMFLPSVLSCASFRLRADLRWGRDKEPLAVEIGPADGLLYHGRELAETTPELDAFCEGFRKLGSPWTVSPNERLFALPGEVVCVPDLVFLNAETGEEVYLEAFGFWSRDAVWRRVELIRKGFPARILLAVGKQLRVSEEVLGDDEAGEIYVYRATMSPRAVLARLDGKRGGA is encoded by the coding sequence TTGCTTACCAGTGACCTCGTCCGCGTCCGCCGCCGGGGCGGGATGGTCGTGCCGCAGTACCTCCGCGGGGCGGCCGCCGAGCGCCTGCTGCCGGTCGCGCGGGCGTACCTCGACATCCTCTCGCAGCGCGTCGGCGAGCGCCGCGACGACGTCGAGGCCGCGCTCGACGCCATCGAGGTGCCCGCGCGGGATCGCGTGGCCTCGCTCGGCCTGAGGAAGGTGCTCGAGGACGGCTGCGAGTACGAGGTGCAGGAGGGCGTCGATCCCGAGGCGCTCCGGCGCGAGCTGTTCCACGCGGCGGCGGCGGCGCACCGCGCCCTCGACGTCCGCGCCCGCTTCGATCGCGCCGCCGTGCTCGACGAGGTGGCCGCCCGGCTCGGCACGACGCCCGCCGCGATCGAGGCGGGCCTGTACGCCGACCTGCGCGGCGCCGAGATCCTCCGGCGCGCGGCCGCGGACGCGCCCGAGATCCTGCTGGATCGGTACAACCTGGCGCTGGCGCAGTCGATCCTCCTCCGGGCGACGCAGGTGACGATCCGCATCGAGGGGGAGAGCGCCCAGCGGTACCGGCGGATCTTCCGGGCGGCGCGCTTCCACGGGCTCATCCACGTGGTCCAGGGCGATCCGGTCTCCGGCTACACGATCGCGCTCGACGGCCCGTTCAGCCTGTTCGACGCGGTGCAGCGGTATGGCCTGCGGCTCGCGATGTTCCTGCCGTCGGTGCTCTCGTGCGCCTCGTTCCGGCTGCGGGCCGACCTGCGCTGGGGGCGCGACAAGGAGCCGCTCGCGGTCGAGATCGGCCCGGCGGACGGCCTCCTGTACCATGGGCGCGAGCTCGCGGAGACGACACCCGAGCTGGACGCGTTCTGCGAGGGGTTCAGGAAGCTCGGGTCGCCCTGGACCGTGTCGCCGAACGAGCGGCTGTTCGCGCTGCCCGGGGAGGTGGTGTGCGTCCCCGATCTGGTGTTCCTGAACGCGGAGACCGGGGAGGAGGTGTACCTCGAGGCGTTCGGGTTCTGGAGCCGGGACGCGGTGTGGCGGCGCGTCGAGCTGATCCGGAAGGGGTTTCCGGCGAGGATCCTGCTCGCGGTCGGCAAGCAGCTCCGCGTGAGCGAGGAGGTGCTGGGCGACGACGAAGCCGGGGAGATCTATGTCTACCGGGCGACGATGTCGCCGCGCGCGGTGCTGGCCCGGCTGGACGGGAAGCGCGGGGGGGCGTGA
- the corA gene encoding magnesium/cobalt transporter CorA gives MTSSTLPPESRRSSAPQPRASWVQERADLDRTTLRPRRARLVHEPPPASPPGTLVIEETQRPKIFVIDYDAEVVSEKEIQRVDECIPYLTDDRPSITWVDVRGLGHKGTFERLGEIFRVHPLALEDMVNVPQRPKADVYGGEHVLIIARMVQVNERCVLRTEQLAILVGKSFVLTVQEEADWDVMEAVRERIRTGRGSIRERGADYLAYALLDAVVDGFFPVLERLGEHIEDLEVEVIDARRRMSKPIHDLKRDLLTLRRAIWPQRDLVNALLREDNPMIAKDTRLYLRDTYDHAVQLMDMVETYRELSSGLMDLHLSGMSNRMNEIMKVLTIISTIFLPVTAIAGIYGMNFHHESSPYNMPELDWYYGYPLVWCLMLASVVGLLTYYRRKGWIRKDNDGA, from the coding sequence GTGACGAGCTCCACGCTACCCCCCGAATCGCGGCGCAGCAGCGCGCCGCAGCCGCGCGCCTCCTGGGTCCAGGAGAGGGCCGACCTCGACCGGACGACGCTGCGGCCCAGGCGCGCCCGGCTCGTGCACGAGCCGCCGCCGGCGTCGCCGCCCGGGACGCTCGTCATCGAGGAAACGCAGCGGCCGAAGATCTTCGTCATCGACTACGACGCCGAGGTCGTGTCCGAGAAGGAGATTCAGCGCGTCGACGAGTGCATCCCCTACCTCACGGACGACCGGCCCTCCATCACGTGGGTCGATGTCCGGGGGCTCGGGCACAAGGGGACCTTCGAGCGGCTGGGCGAGATCTTCCGTGTCCACCCGCTCGCGCTGGAGGACATGGTCAACGTGCCCCAGCGGCCGAAGGCGGACGTCTACGGCGGCGAGCACGTCCTCATCATCGCGCGGATGGTGCAGGTCAACGAGCGCTGCGTGCTGCGCACCGAGCAGCTGGCCATCCTGGTCGGCAAGAGCTTCGTCCTGACGGTGCAGGAAGAGGCCGACTGGGACGTCATGGAGGCCGTGCGGGAGCGAATCCGCACCGGCCGGGGCTCGATCCGGGAGCGGGGCGCCGATTACCTGGCGTACGCGCTGCTCGACGCGGTGGTCGACGGCTTCTTCCCGGTGCTCGAGCGGCTCGGTGAGCACATCGAGGACCTGGAGGTCGAGGTGATCGACGCGAGGCGCCGGATGTCGAAGCCGATCCACGATCTGAAGCGGGATCTGCTCACGCTCCGGCGCGCCATCTGGCCGCAGCGCGATCTCGTCAACGCGCTGCTCCGCGAGGACAACCCGATGATCGCCAAGGACACGCGGCTCTACCTGCGCGACACGTACGATCACGCGGTGCAGCTGATGGACATGGTCGAGACCTACCGCGAGCTCAGCTCGGGCCTCATGGATCTCCACCTCTCCGGGATGTCGAACCGGATGAACGAGATCATGAAGGTGCTCACGATCATCTCGACGATCTTCCTCCCGGTGACCGCCATTGCAGGCATCTACGGGATGAACTTCCACCACGAGAGCTCGCCGTACAACATGCCGGAGCTCGACTGGTATTACGGCTATCCGCTCGTATGGTGCCTGATGCTGGCGAGCGTCGTCGGGCTGCTCACGTACTATCGCCGCAAGGGCTGGATCAGGAAGGACAACGACGGCGCCTGA
- a CDS encoding GFA family protein has protein sequence MSESSIHGGCLCGAVTFEVDPPFQLMAHCHCSRCRKSTGAGHGTNLAVDPGQLRWLSGEEAITRYELPTAKSFGKWFCSHCGCPVPRLRRGGKIMVVPAGSLDTAPPISPTDHIFWASRAPWGCASGGLPTHDEYPASW, from the coding sequence ATGAGCGAGTCCAGCATTCACGGGGGTTGCCTTTGCGGGGCGGTGACATTCGAGGTCGACCCGCCGTTCCAGTTGATGGCCCATTGCCATTGCTCGCGCTGTCGCAAAAGCACGGGCGCGGGCCACGGCACGAATCTGGCCGTCGATCCCGGCCAGCTCCGATGGCTGTCAGGGGAAGAGGCCATCACACGCTATGAGCTGCCCACGGCGAAGAGCTTCGGGAAGTGGTTTTGCAGCCATTGCGGGTGTCCCGTCCCGCGCCTGAGGCGGGGCGGCAAGATCATGGTCGTCCCGGCGGGGTCGCTGGATACGGCGCCGCCCATCTCGCCGACGGATCACATCTTCTGGGCATCCAGAGCGCCGTGGGGGTGCGCCAGCGGAGGGCTTCCGACCCACGATGAGTACCCAGCGTCGTGGTAG
- a CDS encoding pentapeptide repeat-containing protein produces MFRRSKLGESRWTRVRLENCVFESCDLTKADLTMLSLRGVAFNSCKLMGVDWTNIAKFPDVSFEDCDLRYVIMDSLALRKTRFERCAITESVFAATDLAGAVFEECRFAGTRFENCDLRNAQFPRAQDLFIDPAKNNVKGARIPLEAAILLATSFGMHVLGFTEKDGG; encoded by the coding sequence GTGTTCCGGCGTTCGAAGCTCGGCGAGAGCCGCTGGACGCGCGTTCGGCTCGAGAACTGTGTCTTCGAGAGCTGCGATCTGACCAAGGCCGACCTCACCATGCTCTCGCTCCGCGGCGTCGCGTTCAACTCCTGCAAGCTGATGGGCGTCGACTGGACGAACATCGCGAAATTCCCCGACGTGTCGTTCGAGGATTGCGACTTGCGTTATGTTATCATGGATTCGCTCGCGCTGCGCAAAACGCGCTTCGAGCGGTGCGCGATCACCGAATCGGTGTTCGCCGCGACAGACCTCGCCGGGGCCGTGTTCGAGGAGTGCCGCTTCGCGGGGACGCGCTTCGAAAACTGCGACCTTCGAAACGCGCAGTTCCCTCGAGCCCAGGATCTGTTCATCGATCCGGCGAAGAACAACGTGAAGGGCGCCCGCATCCCGCTCGAGGCGGCGATCCTCCTCGCGACCTCGTTCGGCATGCACGTGCTCGGCTTCACGGAGAAGGACGGCGGATGA
- a CDS encoding NADP-dependent isocitrate dehydrogenase: protein METKNSTIIYTKTDEAPALATYSLLPIVEAFTKAAGVRVETRDISLAGRILANFPERLTDNQKLGDHLAELGELAKTPDANIIKLPNISASIPQLVAAIKELQQQGYAVPDYPSEPKTEEEKAIKARYAKVLGSAVNPVLREGNSDRRASPAVKDYAKKHPHSMGAWSRESKSHVAHMSSGDFYGSEKSVVVDKAQELKIELVAGGKTTVLKASVKVQAGEVVDASVMSAKALRAFYAEQVADAKKQGVLFSLHLKATMMKVSDPILFGHAVSVFYAEALEKHAAALAKVGFDPNNGIGDLYTKIQSLPADEKAAIEADIKALYEQRPTLAMVDSDRGITNLHVPSDVIIDASMPAAIRSSGKMYGTDGKLYDAKFTIPDRSYAGIYQATIEFHKQHGAFDPRTMGTSPNVGLMAQAAEEYGSHDKTFKIAESGTVRVVDAAGNALLEQKVEAGDVFRACQTKDIAIKDWVKLAVSRARATGAPAVFWLDENRAHDKNLIAKVKAYLPEHDTKGLELPIKSPVEAIKFTLARMKEGKDTISVTGNVLRDYLTDLFPILELGTSAKMLSIVPLLAGGGLYETGAGGSAPKHVQQLQKENYLRWDSLGEFLALQVSIEDLANKTDNAKAKVLAKALDTAIGLFLENNKSPARKVGEIDNRGSHFYLALYWAQSLAKQTEDKELAAKFGKLAQTLTDNESKIDGELIGAQGKPVDLGGYYHFDDQKTFAAMRPSATLNAAIDGFS from the coding sequence GTGGAAACGAAAAATTCTACCATCATCTACACGAAGACGGACGAGGCGCCGGCCTTGGCCACCTATTCGCTCCTCCCGATCGTCGAGGCGTTCACGAAGGCCGCCGGGGTCCGGGTCGAGACGCGCGACATCTCCCTGGCGGGCCGCATCCTCGCCAACTTCCCCGAGCGCCTGACGGACAACCAGAAGCTAGGCGACCACCTGGCGGAGCTCGGCGAGCTGGCGAAGACGCCAGACGCCAACATCATCAAGCTACCCAACATCAGCGCCTCCATTCCGCAGCTCGTGGCCGCCATCAAGGAGCTGCAGCAGCAGGGCTACGCCGTGCCGGACTATCCCTCCGAGCCGAAGACCGAGGAGGAGAAGGCGATCAAGGCGCGTTACGCCAAGGTGCTCGGCAGCGCCGTGAACCCCGTCCTGCGCGAGGGCAACAGCGATCGCCGCGCCTCGCCGGCCGTCAAGGACTACGCCAAGAAGCACCCGCACTCGATGGGCGCGTGGAGCCGTGAGTCGAAGAGCCACGTCGCGCACATGTCGAGCGGCGACTTCTACGGCAGCGAGAAGTCGGTCGTGGTGGACAAGGCGCAGGAGCTGAAGATCGAGCTCGTCGCCGGCGGCAAGACGACCGTGCTCAAGGCGAGCGTCAAGGTGCAGGCGGGCGAGGTCGTCGACGCCAGCGTGATGAGCGCCAAGGCCCTGCGCGCGTTCTACGCCGAGCAGGTGGCGGACGCGAAGAAGCAGGGAGTGCTGTTCTCCCTGCACCTCAAGGCCACGATGATGAAGGTCAGCGACCCGATCCTCTTCGGGCACGCCGTCAGCGTGTTTTATGCCGAGGCGCTCGAGAAGCACGCGGCCGCGCTCGCCAAGGTCGGCTTCGACCCGAACAACGGCATCGGCGACCTGTACACGAAGATCCAGAGCTTGCCGGCAGACGAGAAGGCGGCGATCGAGGCGGACATCAAGGCCCTCTACGAGCAGCGCCCGACGCTCGCCATGGTCGACTCCGACCGCGGCATCACCAACCTGCACGTGCCCTCGGACGTGATCATCGACGCCTCGATGCCGGCGGCCATCCGCTCCAGCGGCAAGATGTACGGCACGGATGGCAAGCTCTACGACGCCAAGTTCACGATCCCCGATCGCTCCTACGCCGGCATCTACCAGGCGACGATCGAGTTCCACAAGCAGCACGGGGCGTTCGATCCGCGCACGATGGGCACCTCGCCGAACGTGGGGCTCATGGCGCAGGCCGCGGAGGAGTACGGCTCACACGACAAGACCTTCAAGATCGCCGAGAGCGGCACGGTGCGCGTCGTCGACGCCGCCGGCAACGCCCTGCTGGAGCAGAAGGTCGAGGCCGGCGACGTCTTCCGCGCTTGCCAGACGAAGGACATCGCCATCAAGGATTGGGTCAAGCTGGCCGTCTCCCGCGCGCGCGCCACCGGCGCCCCGGCGGTGTTCTGGCTCGACGAGAACCGCGCCCACGACAAGAACCTGATCGCCAAGGTCAAGGCTTACCTGCCCGAGCACGACACCAAGGGCCTGGAGCTCCCGATCAAGAGCCCGGTGGAAGCGATCAAGTTCACGCTCGCCCGCATGAAGGAGGGCAAGGACACCATCAGCGTCACCGGCAACGTGCTGCGCGACTACCTGACGGACCTGTTCCCGATCCTGGAGCTGGGCACCAGCGCCAAGATGCTCTCCATCGTGCCGCTGCTGGCCGGTGGTGGTCTGTACGAGACCGGCGCCGGCGGCTCGGCGCCGAAGCACGTCCAGCAGCTGCAGAAAGAGAACTACCTGCGCTGGGACTCGCTCGGTGAGTTCCTTGCGCTGCAGGTCTCGATCGAGGACCTCGCCAACAAGACCGACAACGCCAAGGCCAAGGTGCTCGCCAAGGCGCTGGACACGGCGATCGGCCTGTTCCTCGAGAACAACAAGAGCCCGGCGCGCAAGGTCGGCGAGATCGACAACCGCGGCAGCCACTTCTACCTCGCGCTCTACTGGGCGCAGTCCCTCGCCAAGCAGACCGAGGACAAGGAGCTGGCGGCGAAGTTCGGCAAGCTCGCCCAGACCCTGACGGACAACGAGTCCAAGATCGACGGCGAGCTGATCGGCGCGCAGGGCAAGCCCGTCGACCTCGGCGGCTACTACCATTTCGACGATCAGAAGACGTTCGCCGCGATGCGGCCCAGCGCCACGCTGAACGCGGCCATCGACGGCTTCTCCTGA
- a CDS encoding response regulator — protein MSRASAPGAREGTILVVDDMPANLALLVDHLESAGHQALAAEDAEAALKRASLMRPDLILLDVVMPGIDGFETCRRLKAAEGTRDIPVIFMTCLGEVADKLVGFEAGGVDYITKPFEIEEVLARIRTHLSLREAQKELEAKNAQLVRAHQELEQRVRERTAELASSNAALEAENAERRRAEVALRESQHLLQAIFDNSTAVIYVKDLEGRYLMINRRYEELFHVTARSIAGKTDYDLFPAECAEALRAFDRQVVAAGGPLEMEEIVPQDDGLHTYIAIKCPLFDESGRSYAVCGISTDISDRKRTEAEREMLLSREQAARAELERTGRLKDEFLALLSHELRTPLTAILGWSQLLRMRGPSDEILGRALGTIERNARAQSKLIDDLLDMSRIIGGRLSLDVEAVDLTEMLETLLESTEPAAKAKGIRLELSVESPGEHVIGDPNRLQQIVWNLLSNAMKFTRQGGQVRVSLRREGSYARLAVSDTGIGIAPEFLPYVFEQFRQADASTTREYGGLGLGLSIVQHLVELHGGTVEAASAGKDQGASFTVKLPLEVKHVAALAGGEPPSAPQRRPSWPRGGELLNLKGVRVLVVDDEPDTRELLLRILAECQAEVRTAGSVVEALAELERDQPMVLVSDIGMPHEGGYELIQKVRQLPEERGGSVPALALTAFARAEDRARALKAGYQMHLAKPVKPPDLVAHVATLAGRIHGEAR, from the coding sequence ATGAGCAGAGCCTCCGCGCCCGGTGCTCGTGAGGGCACGATCCTCGTCGTGGATGACATGCCCGCCAACCTGGCCCTGCTCGTGGATCATCTGGAATCCGCAGGTCATCAGGCGCTCGCCGCCGAGGACGCGGAGGCGGCCCTGAAGCGGGCCAGCCTCATGAGACCCGACCTGATCCTGCTGGACGTGGTGATGCCCGGGATCGACGGGTTCGAGACCTGCCGGCGCCTGAAGGCGGCCGAGGGCACCCGAGACATCCCGGTGATCTTCATGACCTGCCTCGGAGAAGTGGCGGACAAGCTCGTGGGGTTCGAGGCGGGGGGCGTCGACTACATCACCAAGCCGTTCGAGATTGAAGAGGTGCTCGCGCGGATCAGGACGCACCTGAGCTTGCGCGAGGCGCAGAAGGAGCTCGAAGCGAAGAACGCGCAGCTCGTGCGCGCCCACCAGGAGCTGGAGCAGCGGGTGCGAGAGCGCACGGCCGAGCTGGCGAGCTCGAACGCCGCCCTCGAGGCGGAGAACGCCGAGCGGCGGCGCGCGGAGGTTGCTTTGCGCGAGAGCCAGCACCTGCTTCAGGCCATCTTCGACAACTCCACGGCGGTCATCTACGTCAAGGACCTCGAAGGACGCTATCTGATGATCAACCGCCGCTACGAAGAGTTGTTTCATGTGACCGCGCGGTCGATCGCCGGCAAGACCGACTATGATCTGTTCCCCGCGGAGTGCGCCGAGGCGCTTCGCGCTTTCGATCGGCAGGTGGTGGCGGCCGGGGGGCCGCTGGAGATGGAAGAGATCGTGCCGCAGGACGATGGGCTCCACACGTACATCGCGATCAAGTGTCCGCTCTTCGACGAGTCGGGCCGGTCGTACGCGGTCTGCGGGATCTCCACGGACATCAGCGATCGAAAGCGGACCGAGGCGGAGCGGGAGATGCTCCTCTCCCGCGAGCAGGCGGCGCGGGCGGAGCTCGAGCGCACCGGGCGGCTGAAAGATGAGTTCCTGGCGCTGCTGAGCCACGAGCTGCGGACGCCGCTCACCGCGATCCTCGGCTGGTCGCAGCTGCTCCGTATGCGCGGCCCATCGGACGAGATCCTGGGCCGGGCGCTCGGGACGATCGAGCGGAACGCGCGGGCGCAATCCAAGCTCATCGACGATCTGCTGGACATGTCGCGCATCATCGGCGGGCGGCTGAGCCTCGACGTGGAGGCGGTCGATCTGACCGAGATGCTCGAAACGCTGCTGGAGTCGACCGAGCCGGCGGCGAAGGCGAAGGGGATCCGCCTGGAGCTCAGCGTCGAGTCGCCAGGAGAACACGTCATCGGGGACCCGAATCGCCTCCAGCAGATCGTGTGGAACCTGCTCAGCAACGCGATGAAGTTCACGCGGCAGGGCGGGCAGGTGAGGGTGTCGCTGCGCCGCGAGGGGTCGTACGCGCGCCTCGCGGTGAGCGACACGGGGATCGGCATCGCACCGGAGTTTTTGCCGTACGTCTTCGAGCAATTCCGGCAAGCAGACGCCTCGACCACGCGCGAGTACGGCGGGCTGGGTCTGGGTCTCTCGATCGTGCAGCACCTGGTGGAGCTGCACGGGGGGACGGTGGAGGCGGCCAGCGCAGGGAAGGACCAGGGGGCGAGCTTCACGGTGAAGCTGCCGCTGGAGGTGAAGCACGTGGCGGCGCTGGCCGGAGGAGAGCCGCCCTCGGCGCCGCAGCGCCGGCCATCATGGCCTCGTGGCGGGGAGCTCTTGAATTTGAAGGGGGTGCGGGTGCTGGTGGTGGATGACGAGCCGGACACGCGAGAGCTGCTCCTGCGGATACTGGCGGAGTGCCAGGCGGAGGTGCGGACGGCGGGCTCGGTCGTCGAGGCCCTGGCGGAGCTGGAGCGAGACCAGCCGATGGTCCTGGTGAGCGACATCGGCATGCCGCACGAGGGCGGGTATGAGCTGATCCAGAAGGTACGGCAGTTGCCGGAGGAGCGTGGGGGGAGCGTGCCGGCGCTGGCGTTGACCGCGTTTGCGCGCGCCGAGGATCGCGCGCGGGCGCTCAAGGCCGGATACCAGATGCACCTGGCCAAGCCGGTGAAGCCGCCGGATCTGGTGGCGCACGTGGCGACGTTGGCCGGGCGAATCCATGGCGAGGCGAGGTGA